One Bacteriovorax sp. PP10 DNA segment encodes these proteins:
- a CDS encoding phosphatase domain-containing protein: protein MKRPHLVHFLAIVTDDSINIKASITMKENLMAQNLDLDIPTPKFPIQALRLLNAYQFTMKIIGVSKDQKEIYKKSFESDSFGNFNFKIPLTKDRESIEILQLYETKKKPGLELHLGTYIPLRIFSPKKIIICDFDKTLVDTKYSTTKEVYRSLTRSMEENPTVMSSVEILHRYIKRGHHPFILSASPHFYEDSMRDWLYKNNIFSAGIFLKDYRHFFSFLDGELTTKDLKLQGLYKLNHLLDILLMTGIPDELVLMGDNFESDPAIYLTLTKILREDIDPWVVWNDIKEQDIFQLKKKQNSQFLNKIYQLDNLLTRKRKESFGKKISIKIYIRKRFKEDVLIAPQSFEKQKKYLDMVEMYDGLYQKEFEKMMEERHAKSVKGADSTI, encoded by the coding sequence ATGAAAAGACCTCACCTCGTCCATTTTTTAGCAATAGTCACTGATGATTCAATCAACATCAAGGCGTCTATTACTATGAAAGAGAATCTGATGGCACAAAACCTTGATCTCGATATTCCCACTCCCAAATTTCCCATTCAGGCCTTACGTCTTTTGAACGCTTACCAATTCACTATGAAAATAATTGGGGTATCAAAGGATCAAAAAGAAATTTATAAAAAATCATTTGAGTCTGACTCTTTCGGAAATTTCAATTTTAAGATCCCACTTACCAAAGACCGGGAGTCTATCGAAATTCTTCAGCTTTATGAAACAAAAAAGAAGCCAGGATTAGAATTACATCTGGGAACCTATATCCCGCTTCGTATTTTCTCTCCGAAAAAAATTATTATCTGTGATTTTGATAAGACGTTAGTTGATACAAAATACTCTACGACAAAAGAAGTTTACAGATCCCTTACCAGATCAATGGAAGAAAACCCTACCGTTATGAGCAGCGTGGAGATTCTTCACCGCTACATCAAACGTGGCCATCACCCCTTTATTCTTTCGGCCTCACCGCACTTCTATGAAGACTCGATGAGAGACTGGCTTTATAAGAATAATATTTTTTCGGCAGGTATTTTTTTAAAAGACTACCGCCATTTCTTTTCATTCCTGGATGGTGAACTCACAACCAAAGACTTAAAGCTACAAGGCCTTTATAAACTTAATCACCTTCTGGATATTCTCCTGATGACAGGAATCCCTGATGAGTTAGTTCTTATGGGAGATAACTTCGAATCAGACCCGGCCATCTATCTGACTCTGACAAAAATCTTAAGAGAAGATATCGACCCATGGGTTGTATGGAATGATATTAAAGAGCAGGATATTTTTCAGCTTAAGAAGAAACAGAACTCACAATTCTTAAATAAAATTTATCAGCTCGACAATTTACTGACTCGTAAGAGAAAAGAAAGTTTCGGCAAAAAAATCTCGATTAAAATTTATATCAGAAAACGTTTCAAAGAAGATGTTCTGATTGCTCCACAATCATTTGAGAAGCAAAAGAAGTATTTAGACATGGTTGAAATGTACGATGGGCTCTACCAGAAAGAATTCGAAAAAATGATGGAAGAGCGTCACGCAAAAAGTGTAAAAGGTGCAGATAGCACAATATAA
- a CDS encoding MgtC/SapB family protein, with translation MDHVTQTVYIEYLGNVDVYLGMGIKIVTGLVLGSLVGYDREQKMKNAGIKTNVLICLGATLYTAISMLGHVQGGGIEYDSARIPAQIVSGIGFLGAGAIMKDKGNIIGLTTAATIWVVASIGMTIGYGFPVIATIFTITILSVLKLLGPIYQGFESTKNHKYYHIEILSHGDIKNLVKEIVFNTTDRIDELHEQIIDKESNKRHIDFYVYLHPKKMRIMGDELRDIVQADRVHFHQIDSKAGPSDT, from the coding sequence ATGGATCATGTTACTCAGACCGTCTACATTGAATATTTAGGCAACGTCGACGTCTACCTGGGAATGGGAATTAAGATTGTCACAGGACTTGTCCTGGGAAGTTTAGTTGGTTATGACCGCGAACAGAAGATGAAAAACGCGGGGATTAAGACCAACGTTCTTATCTGTTTAGGAGCGACGCTGTATACGGCGATTTCGATGCTTGGGCACGTCCAGGGCGGCGGAATTGAGTATGACTCGGCCAGAATTCCAGCACAGATTGTATCGGGGATCGGTTTTCTTGGTGCCGGTGCGATCATGAAGGATAAAGGAAACATTATCGGTTTAACGACTGCGGCGACTATTTGGGTTGTGGCGTCAATCGGGATGACGATTGGATATGGGTTTCCAGTTATCGCGACAATTTTTACAATTACGATTTTGTCGGTTTTAAAACTTCTGGGGCCAATCTACCAAGGGTTCGAGTCGACAAAAAATCACAAGTACTACCACATTGAAATTCTTTCTCACGGTGATATTAAAAATCTGGTTAAAGAAATCGTTTTTAATACGACTGATAGAATTGATGAACTTCACGAGCAGATTATCGATAAGGAATCAAACAAACGCCATATCGATTTCTACGTTTATCTACACCCGAAAAAAATGCGCATCATGGGCGATGAACTAAGAGACATCGTGCAAGCTGACCGCGTGCATTTCCACCAAATTGATAGCAAGGCCGGCCCTTCGGATACGTAA
- a CDS encoding Hsp20/alpha crystallin family protein encodes MKVGTSAEALAFKENEDLYKRMNKSIEKKIESKQQEIKNLDTLYDKKIEIARVEGEDQYIQALDRNNQRMISDSGVYEDKIKGYQDKLKQVQNTVAKEELNLKTSEKQKLTDLKAQLEENFEEQYSNTQENQRAIAESTQAAVKEITAKSKSEKTILEGNAQYEINALASGFNQKAADSEKDFRTKLDSDVRIHNAEVNTQKEELKKLMTMDMEKNKRLSNEQNRVNQDQLTYQETHQKDMLAQREKDFKVRYENMVKEHDTILKTLSAKFEADAQRVTASTSTDKKILNDKATDPFYRVDKLNPKLTEDLKTVTVSVPVAEYEKENIHLSTQGRSVKITLSRKYTDSLNGEDGSLNRSTRSELFSKELNTVDLLSPKNITQNYSDGILTFKINKA; translated from the coding sequence ATGAAAGTCGGAACAAGTGCCGAGGCATTAGCTTTTAAAGAAAATGAAGATCTTTATAAGAGAATGAATAAAAGTATTGAAAAAAAGATCGAGTCTAAGCAACAAGAGATTAAAAACCTTGATACGCTTTATGATAAAAAGATCGAAATCGCCCGCGTAGAAGGTGAAGATCAGTACATCCAAGCTCTGGATCGCAATAATCAAAGAATGATCAGCGACTCTGGTGTCTATGAAGACAAAATCAAAGGGTACCAAGATAAATTAAAACAGGTTCAAAACACGGTTGCTAAAGAAGAATTAAATCTTAAAACCAGTGAAAAACAAAAGCTGACTGACTTAAAAGCTCAGCTTGAAGAAAATTTCGAAGAACAATACAGCAACACGCAGGAAAATCAGCGTGCGATCGCTGAGTCTACTCAGGCCGCAGTGAAAGAAATCACGGCCAAATCAAAATCTGAAAAAACTATTCTGGAAGGCAATGCTCAGTATGAAATCAACGCTCTTGCCAGCGGATTCAACCAGAAAGCTGCCGACAGTGAAAAAGACTTCCGTACAAAACTAGATAGCGATGTCCGTATTCATAATGCTGAAGTTAATACTCAAAAAGAAGAATTAAAAAAACTCATGACTATGGATATGGAAAAAAATAAGCGCTTAAGCAATGAGCAAAACCGTGTGAATCAGGATCAGTTAACATATCAGGAAACTCACCAAAAAGACATGCTTGCTCAAAGAGAAAAAGACTTTAAGGTGCGCTATGAAAACATGGTAAAAGAGCACGATACAATCTTAAAAACTTTATCGGCGAAGTTTGAAGCAGACGCTCAAAGGGTGACAGCTTCAACATCGACAGACAAAAAAATTCTTAACGATAAAGCGACAGATCCTTTTTATAGAGTGGATAAATTAAATCCCAAACTGACGGAAGATTTAAAAACTGTCACTGTGTCGGTTCCAGTGGCCGAGTATGAAAAAGAAAACATTCATCTTTCGACTCAAGGCCGCTCGGTTAAGATTACACTTTCAAGAAAGTACACTGATTCATTAAATGGTGAAGATGGAAGTCTTAATCGCTCAACGAGAAGCGAGCTCTTCAGTAAAGAACTGAACACAGTAGATCTTTTAAGCCCAAAAAACATCACTCAAAACTACAGTGATGGAATCCTGACTTTCAAAATCAATAAAGCATAA